One Dermatophagoides farinae isolate YC_2012a chromosome 1, ASM2471394v1, whole genome shotgun sequence genomic region harbors:
- the LOC124493224 gene encoding putative ferric-chelate reductase 1 homolog isoform X2: MFISYLSMLIYMMMTTVTIIDAYSNGAPNGEACRTLYPGHGVDKQYGRSSYRINASHRFNDSKIVVTLYSPSDTFLGFIMQARLHSDREMLVNGQFSTDEHTQALDCLGGYQNTLTHTNSFPKYKIESVWTAPKNFISDIVFRVTVVQSKNVFWTAIDSDMIELSPNPLGVQYNPNSFNSFNTPNDSPQVPSGFVMNKDGGHHHHHGRSPYHVALSSSAITPPSPFLTVSHQPLVQNSPKHDPSHSTRDLIYYLDYNVCSRKLCFGLPHGCLRRRNCIMLLTAGFVPYTDSTVEFEIIADHKTAMSSKRAVAFGSTSPIISTSAYYSMALSHDKIMGNDSVTDCILSNGRPQIMNSINVGKSNEELSESEFHGVTLMNATYHNGILFCKWRKRRRFTLRGTRYNLRDDKYHIMLAFGRLSSFSNFRRKEPHFDKIVSDSMVDFRMTGSISAYSKTFLIKFHAFFMIVAWVGFASIGIITARYLKPLWLSHSLFGVRIWFAIHRSSMMASLIFVCIGAISIFLYVDGFVFGYHQILGLIAIICAIGNPIGAVFRPECESSKRWIFNWIHWLIGNIGYVCAIGALFMAFQLNAIHLSTPYLWSIAFYLFFNLTVHSLLQLYFCNCHHTKESSDISNGSLPSASNTNQRIDSLADTSFLRYFFILYVSVILIFVITIISFVLIN, translated from the exons ATGTTCATCTCGTATTTATCAATGTtgatttatatgatgatgaccactgTGACTATTATTGATGCCTATAGTAATGGAGCACCAAATGGTGAAGCATGTCGCACATTATATCCTGGTCATGGTGTCGATAAACAATATGGTCGTTCATCATATCGAATAAATGCATCGCatcgattcaatgattcaaaaatagTGGTCACATTATATTCACCATCGGATACATTTCTTGGATTCATCATGCAAGCTAGATTACATAGTGATCGTGAAATGTTAGTCAATGGACAATTCTCTACTGATGAACATACACAAGCTTTGGATTGTCTTGGTGGTTATCAG AATACATTAACGCACACAAATTCATTtccaaaatataaaattgaaaGTGTATGGACGGCAccgaaaaattttatcagcGATATTGTATTTCGTGTTACTGTTgtacaatcaaaaaatgtcTTCTGGACAGCTATCGATTCGGATATGATTGAATTATCACCAAATCCATTAGGCGTTCAATATAATCCGAAtagtttcaattcattcaacactCCCAATGATTCACCACAGGTGCCTAGTGGATTTGTCATGAATAAAGAtggtggccatcatcatcatcatggccgTTCTCCATATCATGTAGCGCTATCATCATCGGCCAttacaccaccatcaccatttttaACCGTATCACATCAACCATTAGTACAGAATTCACCAAAACACGATCCGAGCCATAGTACTCGTGATCTTATCTATTATCTAGATTATAATGTCTGCAGTCGCAAACTTTGTTTCGGTTTACCACATGGTTGTCTTCGTCGACGAAATTGTATAATGTTATTGACGGCCGGTTTTGTTCCGTACACCGATTCCACAGTGGAATTCGAAATAATTGCTGATCATAAAACGGCTATGAGCAGTAAACGAGCAGTAGCATTTGGATCAACATCACCAATAATATCTACCTCAGCCTATTATTCGATGGCATTATCACATGATAAAATAATGGGTAATGATAGTGTTACCGATTGTATTCTGAGCAATGGTCGACCACAAATTATGAATAGTATTAATGTgggaaaatcaaatgaagaaCTATCCGAAAGTGAATTTCATGGTGTAACCCTCATGAACGCTACATATCATAAtggaattcttttttgtaAATGGCGTAAACGACGTCGTTTCACTTTACGTGGTACTCGTTATAATCTTCGAGATGATAAATATCATATCATGTTGGCGTTTGGCCGTCTATCTAGTTTTAGCAATTTCCGTCGTAAAGAACCACATTTCGATAAGATTGTTTCCGATTCGATGGTCGATTTTCGTATGACCGGTTCAATATCAGCTTATTCGAAAACGTTTCTGATCAAATTTCATG CATTCTTTATGATTGTTGCCTGGGTCGGTTTTGCCAGTATTGGTATCATCACGGCACGTTATCTAAAACCTTTATGGCTATCACATTCATTGTTTGGTGTTCGTATTTGGTTTGCG ATACATCGTTCGAGCATGATGGCTTCATTGATATTCGTCTGCATTGGAGCCATTAGCATTTTCCTTTACGTTgatggttttgttttt GGATATCATCAAATACTTGGATTGATCGCCATAATTTGTGCGATAGGAAATCCAATTGGTGCCGTATTTCGGCCCGAATGTGAATCAAGTAAACGATGGATATTCAATTGGATACATTGGCTAATTGGAAATATTGGCTATGTATGTGCCATCGGTGCATTATTCATGgcatttcaattgaatgcTATACATTTATCTACACCATATCTATGGTCAATAgctttctatttatttttcaatctaaCCGTACATTCATTATTGCAATTGTATTTCTGCAATTGTCATCATACCAAAG AATCAAGCGACATATCGAACGGATCATTACCATCTGCATCAAATACTAATCAACGAATCGATAGTCTGGCCGATAC
- the LOC124493224 gene encoding putative ferric-chelate reductase 1 homolog isoform X1, with product MFYIILQSFTSRTVRHLLLHHFSSTNSRMFISYLSMLIYMMMTTVTIIDAYSNGAPNGEACRTLYPGHGVDKQYGRSSYRINASHRFNDSKIVVTLYSPSDTFLGFIMQARLHSDREMLVNGQFSTDEHTQALDCLGGYQNTLTHTNSFPKYKIESVWTAPKNFISDIVFRVTVVQSKNVFWTAIDSDMIELSPNPLGVQYNPNSFNSFNTPNDSPQVPSGFVMNKDGGHHHHHGRSPYHVALSSSAITPPSPFLTVSHQPLVQNSPKHDPSHSTRDLIYYLDYNVCSRKLCFGLPHGCLRRRNCIMLLTAGFVPYTDSTVEFEIIADHKTAMSSKRAVAFGSTSPIISTSAYYSMALSHDKIMGNDSVTDCILSNGRPQIMNSINVGKSNEELSESEFHGVTLMNATYHNGILFCKWRKRRRFTLRGTRYNLRDDKYHIMLAFGRLSSFSNFRRKEPHFDKIVSDSMVDFRMTGSISAYSKTFLIKFHAFFMIVAWVGFASIGIITARYLKPLWLSHSLFGVRIWFAIHRSSMMASLIFVCIGAISIFLYVDGFVFGYHQILGLIAIICAIGNPIGAVFRPECESSKRWIFNWIHWLIGNIGYVCAIGALFMAFQLNAIHLSTPYLWSIAFYLFFNLTVHSLLQLYFCNCHHTKESSDISNGSLPSASNTNQRIDSLADTSFLRYFFILYVSVILIFVITIISFVLIN from the exons at GTTCTACATAATTCTTCAATCGTTTACATCTCGAACAGTACGTCATTTATTGCtgcatcatttttcatcaacaaattccAGAATGTTCATCTCGTATTTATCAATGTtgatttatatgatgatgaccactgTGACTATTATTGATGCCTATAGTAATGGAGCACCAAATGGTGAAGCATGTCGCACATTATATCCTGGTCATGGTGTCGATAAACAATATGGTCGTTCATCATATCGAATAAATGCATCGCatcgattcaatgattcaaaaatagTGGTCACATTATATTCACCATCGGATACATTTCTTGGATTCATCATGCAAGCTAGATTACATAGTGATCGTGAAATGTTAGTCAATGGACAATTCTCTACTGATGAACATACACAAGCTTTGGATTGTCTTGGTGGTTATCAG AATACATTAACGCACACAAATTCATTtccaaaatataaaattgaaaGTGTATGGACGGCAccgaaaaattttatcagcGATATTGTATTTCGTGTTACTGTTgtacaatcaaaaaatgtcTTCTGGACAGCTATCGATTCGGATATGATTGAATTATCACCAAATCCATTAGGCGTTCAATATAATCCGAAtagtttcaattcattcaacactCCCAATGATTCACCACAGGTGCCTAGTGGATTTGTCATGAATAAAGAtggtggccatcatcatcatcatggccgTTCTCCATATCATGTAGCGCTATCATCATCGGCCAttacaccaccatcaccatttttaACCGTATCACATCAACCATTAGTACAGAATTCACCAAAACACGATCCGAGCCATAGTACTCGTGATCTTATCTATTATCTAGATTATAATGTCTGCAGTCGCAAACTTTGTTTCGGTTTACCACATGGTTGTCTTCGTCGACGAAATTGTATAATGTTATTGACGGCCGGTTTTGTTCCGTACACCGATTCCACAGTGGAATTCGAAATAATTGCTGATCATAAAACGGCTATGAGCAGTAAACGAGCAGTAGCATTTGGATCAACATCACCAATAATATCTACCTCAGCCTATTATTCGATGGCATTATCACATGATAAAATAATGGGTAATGATAGTGTTACCGATTGTATTCTGAGCAATGGTCGACCACAAATTATGAATAGTATTAATGTgggaaaatcaaatgaagaaCTATCCGAAAGTGAATTTCATGGTGTAACCCTCATGAACGCTACATATCATAAtggaattcttttttgtaAATGGCGTAAACGACGTCGTTTCACTTTACGTGGTACTCGTTATAATCTTCGAGATGATAAATATCATATCATGTTGGCGTTTGGCCGTCTATCTAGTTTTAGCAATTTCCGTCGTAAAGAACCACATTTCGATAAGATTGTTTCCGATTCGATGGTCGATTTTCGTATGACCGGTTCAATATCAGCTTATTCGAAAACGTTTCTGATCAAATTTCATG CATTCTTTATGATTGTTGCCTGGGTCGGTTTTGCCAGTATTGGTATCATCACGGCACGTTATCTAAAACCTTTATGGCTATCACATTCATTGTTTGGTGTTCGTATTTGGTTTGCG ATACATCGTTCGAGCATGATGGCTTCATTGATATTCGTCTGCATTGGAGCCATTAGCATTTTCCTTTACGTTgatggttttgttttt GGATATCATCAAATACTTGGATTGATCGCCATAATTTGTGCGATAGGAAATCCAATTGGTGCCGTATTTCGGCCCGAATGTGAATCAAGTAAACGATGGATATTCAATTGGATACATTGGCTAATTGGAAATATTGGCTATGTATGTGCCATCGGTGCATTATTCATGgcatttcaattgaatgcTATACATTTATCTACACCATATCTATGGTCAATAgctttctatttatttttcaatctaaCCGTACATTCATTATTGCAATTGTATTTCTGCAATTGTCATCATACCAAAG AATCAAGCGACATATCGAACGGATCATTACCATCTGCATCAAATACTAATCAACGAATCGATAGTCTGGCCGATAC